CGCCGACAACGAGACCCGCTCCCAGGTCGTCGAGATCGTCCAGCTCTTCCGCGCCAAGACCGTGGACGTCTCCCCGGAGGCGGTCACGATCGAGGCCACGGGCAGCGGCGAGAAGCTGGAGGCGATGCTGAAGATGCTGGAGCCGTACGGCATCAAGGAGCTGGTCCAGTCCGGCACGATCGCCATCGGCCGCGGCGCCCGCTCCATCACGGACCGCTCCCTCCGCGCGCTCGACAGGACCGCGTAACCCCTCGGGCGGGGTGCCGCCGCAGCGGCGCCCCGCCCCCGCCGTATCCCTGCTGCACTCCGTGCAGTCGCAGTGAAGGAAGATTTTTCGGGGGGCGCCCCCCGAACCCCCCAGGACCCCCCGCCGCGCCAGACGTACGGTGGGGCCAACCGCAAGACTCAAGGAGATCGCAACCGTGGCCGAGCTGTTCTACGACGACGACGCCGACCTGTCCATCATCCAGGGCCGCAAGGTCGCGGTCCTCGGCTACGGCAGCCAGGGCCACGCCCACGCGCTGTCGCTGCGCGACTCCGGCGTGGACGTCCGCGTCGGCCTGCACCAGGGCTCCAAGTCCCGGGCGAAGGCCGAGGAGCAGGGCCTGCGGGTCGTCACCCCCGCCGAGGCCGCCGCCGAGGCCGACGTGATCATGATGCTGGTGCCGGACCCGGTGCAGGGCAAGGTCTACGAGGAGTCCGTGAAGGACAACCTCAAGGACGGCGACGCGCTGTTCTTCGGCCACGGCCTCAACATCCGCTACGGCTTCGTCAAGCCGCCCGCCAACGTCGACGTCTGCATGGTCGCCCCGAAGGGCCCGGGCCACCTGGTCCGCCGCCAGTTCGAGGAGGGCCGCGGCGTGCCGTGCATCGCGGCCGTCGAGCAGGACGCCAGCGGCGGGGGCTTCGCGCTGGCCCTGTCGTACGCGAAGGCCATCGGCGGCACCCGCG
The Streptomyces sp. CNQ-509 DNA segment above includes these coding regions:
- the ilvC gene encoding ketol-acid reductoisomerase, with translation MAELFYDDDADLSIIQGRKVAVLGYGSQGHAHALSLRDSGVDVRVGLHQGSKSRAKAEEQGLRVVTPAEAAAEADVIMMLVPDPVQGKVYEESVKDNLKDGDALFFGHGLNIRYGFVKPPANVDVCMVAPKGPGHLVRRQFEEGRGVPCIAAVEQDASGGGFALALSYAKAIGGTRAGVIKTTFTEETETDLFGEQAVLCGGTSALVKAGFETLVEAGYQPEIAYFECLHELKLIVDLMYEGGLEKMRWSVSETAEWGDYVSGPRIINDNTKAEMKKILGEIQDGSFAKDWMAEYHNGLPRYNEYKKRDADHLIETTGKELRKLMSWVDDKD